One genomic window of Salvia miltiorrhiza cultivar Shanhuang (shh) chromosome 4, IMPLAD_Smil_shh, whole genome shotgun sequence includes the following:
- the LOC131023215 gene encoding probable inactive DNA (cytosine-5)-methyltransferase DRM3, translating into MALYALLALFYVACRDLLQPFNPVPNFIIIKYVVFLTYWQCDVVDISDDEDSFLLENDAGVIPKDENLNYDLPPPKTFSMPREEDGASSSGTNLRSSFIGMGFAPALVDKAIKEKDEENSELILEALFSYDVSVNPRKIKVINYHIFILLDFGLT; encoded by the exons ATGGCACTTTATGCGTTGTTGGCCTTGTTTTATGTAGCTTGCAGAGATTTACTTCAGCCATTCAATCCTGTTCCGAACTTCATCATAATCAAATATGTAGTATTTCTTACATACTGGCAG TGTGATGTAGTGGACATTTCAGATGATGAGGATTCCTTTTTGCTGGAAAATGATGCTGGAGTTATACCCAAGGATGAGAATTTGAATTATGATTTACCACCGCCGAAAACATTCTCAATGCCAAGGGAG GAGGATGGCGCAAGCTCGTCGGGGACTAATTTAAGATCATCGTTCATTGGAATGGGGTTTGCACCAGCTCTCGTCGACAAAGCAATCAAGGAAAAGG ATGAAGAAAACAGCGAACTGATACTGGAAGCTCTTTTTTCATATGATGTAAGTGTTAATCCTcgcaagataaaagtgataaactACCATATTTTCATACTTCTGGATTTTGGGTTAACATGA
- the LOC131020020 gene encoding uncharacterized protein LOC131020020 has product MAVSLNSVIGFNPTTNYQQGRRDNAGVSLLKISSLSGPVGLRQCTRGTRTRFHLVAAGGDNVATETSVTDSKPIEPPDSASDVNPSTESDKTEEPNGAISSTDVGKPSSNVKRASLTARERLRAARVLSRYTDSKPAKPMLGSRLLDALQQSDKGKKRPGLPEAPTNMLDDSKRGMPKEGWTIELPGGMDVFFIILSFVLISTVMFATTFVVWKVGAIHFNEY; this is encoded by the exons ATGGCTGTTTCACTGAATTCGGTCATCGGCTTCAACCCCACG ACTAACTACCAGCAGGGGCGGAGAGATAATGCCGGGGTTTCGTTACTGAAGATCTCTTCTCTCTCGGGACCGGTTGGATTAAGACAATGTACGCGAGGGACAAGAACAAGATTCCACCTCGTAGCTGCTGGAGGTGATAATGTCGCCACAGAGACTAGTGTCACAGATTCTAAACCCATCGAGCCTCCAGACAGCGCCTCTGACGTAAATCCTTCAACAGAAAGTGACAAAACTGAGGAACCTAATGGGGCGATCAGTTCTACAGATGTGGGCAAGCCAAGCTCGAACGTGAAGAGAGCTTCATTAACAGCAAGAGAGAGGCTGAGGGCAGCCAGGGTACTGAGCCGCTACACAGACTCGAAGCCAGCAAAACCCATGCTTGGCAGCAGGCTACTCGACGCTCTGCAACAATCAGATAAGGGGAAGAAGCGGCCCGGGCTCCCCGAAGCACCGACCAACATGTTAGACGACAGCAAACGAGGGATGCCGAAGGAGGGCTGGACGATAGAACTACCTGGTGGTATGGATGTGTTTTTCATCATACTATCCTTTGTGTTGATTAGCACGGTGATGTTTGCTACTACTTTTGTTGTGTGGAAAGTGGGAGCCATCCATTTCAACGAATACTAA